CCCACCTGCCAGATGATCATGAACAGATAGACGCCCATCACTCGCTGCAGGGAAGACTTTGGGTCCAGCCAGCGTACGTAGGTCCAGCTTGCAGGGGTGAACTGTAACGCAGCTCGTTTGATCTTCCCTGTTGTGGTGTGGATGTCTCTGGATCAGAAGCACAGGAGAAGGATTACAAAGACTTGCAGATAGATTTAAAATAAGTATTATGTTAGCACAGTAGAAAAAGATGGATGAAAGTATTGCCATCACTTTATTTATTCACGTCCACTCTGGCTTGATGAACGTGAGAGATCATATTTCTTAACAagaatttatgtatttaaagatTGTATCTCAAATGTCTTGCTTGATGTATTAGATAGCCTTTATCTAGTAAATTTACATGTCTTACTCATTCTGACGGCTTGAAGTTTAACTTATATAATATGGATAAAATGTATCAATGTAATGATATAAGTAAAGGTATCTTTAATTGGgctcacaaaaaaaactaaaacaatatagCCGCAAGTGGCAATTCGCGggttcaaactttttttctcaatagcgGCTTCAAAGTAATTTCCCACATGTGGTCCAATGTCGTTTtgaaacatatcctgcaagctttgcaACAATAGGACTAACAGTGCactgtttaaaatgcctacaactgatttgtccaaaacagttattttcaattatgtgtgatatgtagctcagtccagctcacggcaatttgagaaaagcagatgagcaacacaaaaacagttgctAATAAAGCCACAAGTtgcgattccaagctcaaactTTGAATTGCATAATTCCACATCCAGTAATTGTGGTTTTAAAAGGGCCCCTCGTTTTCAATTAGAATGAGACTTGCAGGGTACgtgtgaggtcattatgtagATATTTCCTGGAAGTTTcgtgttgattggacaaacactTAGTCATTTATAGCCTAATTTACGCTATATCATCTGCAGTCTGTTTGAATTTATAGCTACGGTGTAGGAGGAGATCTcaaaaatttgtttaaaaaaaaattcaatatgGCAAACATTTTCTAGGCGGACCTTAATGAGCTTTGGACCTTTATGTATagcacattaagctgcacctgTGCGACAAATTTCAAGTCAGTTGGATTTACGGTgtggggggcgtggcctttcaaagtttgtattttgaagccttaatacagcgccaccatgtggccaATTGGGTTTATATTTCtatagaagcacatgcacaccatttccagttattccccaaagtttcatgtttctagctcattccagctcaaGGTAATTTGAGCCGGCGATGGGGCCATGTATCGCGAGGCCAAATAATAATACCAAATATTAAGTTTTGATTTTTGgatgtatcaaatactttttatgcaataaaatgcaaattatttaaaaatcataaaatgtgattttcgggatttttgttttagattccgtccCCTCAAAGTTGAAGTGTACATATGATTAAAAAATTACATAccgctttgtaagtaggaaaacccgcaaaatcagcagtgtatcaaatacttgttctccccactttATATATGTTGTATTGTTATTCAATCTGGGCTGATACTGTGAAATGCATGCACCAGACTTACCATATAAAACCTACATCCCTTATCACATCCTATAACAAacttaaaaacagacacacaaaactgGCCATTGTTACTTATTTCATTTCCACACTGCAAGGTCATACTTAATACTGGCCCAGTGGTAGGTCCTCATCTCCAAAAAGCGGCAGACAGTCATGCCAAGCCAGATGCCTCCTCCATTACACAGCAGAATGTCTAGAATCACTTGGTCCCACCAGCACTCAGCAAAGTTAGGCAGCAGATGCATGAAGAACAGCTGAACAGGAGATTAGAGTCAGAGTCTGCATCATGTCTGAAAAACTGTTCACTTTTCTTTCTACgataatatttaatatgttctataaaatattgaaaatggcCAAAACCTCATCAATTTCTACTGGATGAATCACCAGCTGAACATTTCTCCATTGcaaagaaaaagtgacagagGGCAAGACAGGCCACCACAGATAGAGTAATGGCCACAACATGCTACTGgattttgtgtatgtatgtgttttgtgtgtgtgtgtgtgtttctacctCAGTAAGCTCCCAGGTAATACTGATGGTCCAGCAGAGGCCATAGCTTCGAATGAGCAGGGCTTTCATACCCCAGCCCCAGAAATGACTGAaggcaaaaatgtcaaaatggcTCATGATTCTCTCCCAGGTGATGACATGGCAGTTCACAGCATAGTCCTGCAGAGAGCACCACAGATAAGAGCCTTATTACAATGATTGATAATCCCCTGGTAGTGAATGCAAAAAGTGCATGTAAATCAATGTGAAAATGATTTTCTGTGTTAAGCCTACACCACTCACCATtatgtctgcctctctcttgGCATAACGCAGGTTTGAGTCTAACCAATACATTAGCTCCTTCACCTGCTTCCAGTTGAGGAAGATGATTAAAACCAGGAACAGGAAGTAGAGGACACTCAGACCTTAACAGCAGAGGGACATGACATTAGGAAGAGAAATCTCAGTTCCAAAACAGCTTTCATCCTGTGAGACTTTCAGCAAAACTCACCAAAAACAATTCGCCATATTGCTGGATGTGGTCTGGTGAATGGACCTAAAATGAAACACATAAAGATATTATGTCACAGATTTGATCTATAACCCCTTCTCTCCACATAAAAGAAGATAATCTCATCACATAAATTGTGGGTAATGGCATTACAACAAGCCCTCATGTTTGGTATGGTCATAGCCAAAAGGGTTATCCTTTTAGTGTAGGAATCAGTTTCTGCTCCTTGCTTTAAACATTTTAGGAGAACTAGGAACTAATTATATTTGACTGTATTGTACTATATTTGTTTATACTGTATCGCCCATTCAttcaatgttccaaaggcacatgcTGTTCCCTAATCtgacataattttaaaaatgtaactgagaaaacagacaacccttttgcaattatttaagcacataatgtaatatgaaaactgctgccctggtaaaaaaaaaaaaaaagaaggcgactgatctcagctgggattctgtctacaatggagtgcaatggaaatatCTAAGTGACctcaaacttttgaccggtagtgtataatacactgacacacacaacagacgCAATGGACACATGTATATCATTAtttgaaaacagtaaaattagtttttgtttgtattgttgtttcACATATACTGCCCATAACCCTGGACacttttgtttccttgttttgtttacaCAGTATGGTTGTTCCTTGACCTAACTAAGGATGTCATATAAAACAATCAGTTATATCTtagaacaggaaataaaaaatgtttgtgaagCACCATAAGGTTGACTGTAATTTATGGTTATGCAAACACACTTGACTAAACGAAAATAAAATCTTCAGGTCCTTTTTTGCTCACCGTTAGGAAATGCCAAAACACTGATAACAAGGAAGAAGGAGATGACCAGGATGAGCCCCACCCAGAGATTACTGTCAGGATTTCCATCATCCCTGCGGGCAGAGCAAAATGAAATTTCCATGTCCACAGTTAATATCAAAAGTGATAACGTTACTGTGGTAGCTATATGTTAAACTGACTATTTTACAAGTAGCCTATGCTGTGTATATCCCCTCCACGGCGGTAGGGATGTAAATGTGCCTTACACAGCTTCAAGTTACAAACAAGACATGAGGGTTTGCATTATCTTACACGCAGAGGGACAAAGGTGGTTTGTAAGGCAGACCATCACTGTTAATGTAGCGTTACGACTCATCTCATCGCtagttacatttttgtaacGTTGTAGATAATGTTATACAACCCAAAACTTCTTTTTATGAGTTCAGGTTGACGATTAATGACAGCAAAATGTAGGCAGCCATCACTGAGACTATTTATTCTTGTGCCTTAATGCAGATTCAAAGTTCATTTTAGTGACAAATCCATTGAAGAGTAGCTAAAGGCTAGCTAACCTCCCTGTGTAACGTACCTGGCACTGTCAGAGCATCACTACTGCTGTTAGCCGAGCGTTAGCCTAGCtaactgagctaacccagcaagctaacgctagctgtGAACGACTTACCTTGCGAACGCGAAATACATCAGACTGAGCACCGTGCATGTCAGCAGCGTTATCGTGTGCGGCCTGTAGAAAAACTCTATAGTGATATCCTCAACCTGCTGCTCGTTTATCATTCGGAAATGCATTCTGTAATTCACATCATCCTTGCTCAAGGTGTGGGATCCGCTGTACACGGACGCCATAACAGGAGGACGGAACCAGCCAGGAGAGAAGCAGCTCCTCACAGTCGCATGAGAAAGTGATCCAGCACGGCCAGCATCCAACACAAACTGTTAATTGGAAAATCGTTAaaatttatataaataacagTTACATAGTGAGACGCAGATGTGACCGTTGAGCAAAAATAGTTACATagtaaaaagagggaaagacagtttaaagaaattgctcactttttttttattggtgtgtgtttgtagggaGTGTCCCAAAGCGGAAGAGTTCACATGACTTTATCATATGCTGCAATGATTGTTTTAGCGTGACCTCCACGCAAAGATTTTAAAGCATGACAAATGAAGGTTAAAAAAGAAGTGGACTACTTAGTCTAACACATCATTTAACCATAATAAACTTTGAGCTCCTCGATTGACAATTTAAACAAAGCATGTAGTTAAGACTACAGGTTGTGGGAACTTGAAATAGCCTACTACAGTACAGTTATTTGAATGTCAAATGAATGTGTTTCCATTAATACATTCTTCACTTACTTCacttgattttgtgtgtgtttatctccCCCATGTGGCCGCCCGTGGCTTTACACGTTTAATAAAACCAGAAACTGGGGTCAAATTTTCTAAAGATTTACTGGTTATCTGTTTTTTAAGGAAACGTGCAGGGAAATTTGACAAGTTATTTTACACAAATCATACCAACTTTTAGTAATAGATTGAGCACATGGGTCCCCTACTATAGGCCTACATGAAATATTACACCAAAAAAGTTATGAGCAACAGGGttgcaaaaaacacatgttttttacTACAGTGGCCTACCTACCTAACACCAAATTTACATAgcaatttttaattttcttattgtagcacttcatttaaaaagtttCTCTGGGAATTGTTATATGCTCGCAATTAGTCTTCTACTTGATTATTGTATCATTAAAACCTAACACAAGTCATTTGTAGTTTGTAGCAAATGTGTCACAAAATGTGTTACATAATTATTCTAACTGTTACTAAATGTATATTCATATTTTGGTGGTCATTTGCATATGTTGCTGATCTTAAAACcagttcattatttttttagctcATATTGTCCACACTAGAGGAATGTGTTTTACGCCCACAAGAAGACAAATAAtccatacacaaacaaataataatcCCCTTTATTTGCCCGAAAAAAGGTTACAAAGTGATTCACAGAGCACAGAATAAAAGCACACAATCATTAACATACAATACGTTTTTAGATGATCTAATATTTCATGAGTTGAGATAATACAACATTCTCCAGGCTTTAGGAATCTAAATTAATTCTGGAGTACAGAATGTCAGTGATGGCCTATGTTATGAAATTATGAAACAATAGATgtacacatacaaaataaaggTCATCTATATTCAAGAAGTGAGTTATTCGTATAttctttttcacatcatttgcATGTTGTAAATCAAGGAGTAACCTGCATGACACTGATAGGCTGTTATGCACTTTTGATACAACACAGAAGtaccatgtactgtaaataagtGGTTGGTTGTATGTTGAGCTCTATCAAGCCTTCAGTCTCCCTGTTTCAGCAGGATGATGGGCTGCGGAAAAAAGAATGACCACTATTAGGCCAGGCAagacagctttatttgtatttcacaGTTCAGCAAAGGGCAATTCaaattttttacataaaacattaaaaaaactgttaaaatcaATCCAAAGGCagcattaaaaagaaaggtcttaagccttgatttaaaagaactgagagaaCAGAAAGTAGACATGTCCCTGAAGACCCGAGAGGTCTTTATGGTTCATAGTGAAGCAGCAcatctgaaatgtattttggccctaaaccgtttaggGATTTGTAATCcagcaaaaatattttgaaatcaattctttaaAGGGACAGGCAGCCAGTGTAAATACTTCAGAACTCGTAGTCTCAGAagtcttagtgaggactcaagCAGCAAGGTTCGGAATCacctgcagctgtctgattgattgtttttagagacctgtaaagacactgcTACAGTACTCAATtctactgaagataaaagcaAGGGCacgtttttccaaatcctgctgaGACATAAGTCTTTTCAcccttaatttatttttaaggtgGTATTAGGCTGACTTTGTGATGTTattgtggctgttaaaattcacgcctgagtccatgactacaccaagatttctggctttgtctgttgtcttttgtcagttttttcttcatataATTTAAGAAAGtcattaatttgttcaatgcactcaCTTAGTTTTTGTACTGGACTATAGTTCCCTGgcaataaggttatgtaaatttgcaTCTCATctcataactatggtaacttattttgtttttttttctatgatcTGAGCCAGTATGTAGATTGTGTTCCTTTaacagtatatacagtgtgtgtgtataaataaaatgacgTACCAAAGTGTTGAAATGTTGTCTGCATACAGCTTTACTTAGCCAGTAGATCAAGAAAATGGCTAttaacttttcaaaaaacagcaGAGTCATGATCAGTCCTTTGATTCCTTTGTGGACCTATACAAGTGGAGACAGTGGTGGAAGTGAATACATAATTTCTTTGCAtttcaaaaagagagaaattacTCAAAGGCAAAGGCTGTTTTCCTTTTACCTTGGGATTGTACAAGCTCTcttttgttgaaaaatgaaaatcgATCATGCAGAGACAAACTGCCGCAACTGACCAGAAGAAGCTGACGATGTTCAGAGAGAATGACAGCTTTGTCTGGAAAGTGACAATTGCATGAATAATGCTtaggaatacaaaaataagcAGAATCAGAGAAGCTGCCACAATCTTTTGCTACTTTCTcaagtataaaaatacaatcattCTATTATTTGTGcaaatttacaaagaaaaagagtttaaaaacaGCAATTCAATTCTTTTTCCACATCTACTGCTGATGTTAAATTAGATATTAACTTTTAATACTATACAATTTCACTATGTTTGAGTTATTCTGCaaatactttcatttttttcctgcataCACTGGgacaatatttttgtattattttaagtatttgGGAAAAACAATGTAACATCCTAAAACAAGCCTTTCAGAAACATTACAAAGAATAAACTACCATATACAGAATTATGCTATCCAGTCAGCACGTgccatcatttttttaaataacttaggTCACTTCTTGTGGATGTAGCTGACTTTTTTACTTAtgaacaaaaactaattttgtaCTCACCACATGTATGTTTGGAGATTTTCCAGCAGCATAGGACAGCATACCACAGACCACAAACTaagattttaataaaacatgtaaactattatacacataaatataataatgaataTTGTAGATTATCAAAAGAAAGTAAGACCCCATGCATGGaaattgaaatgtcaaaaaagcagaaggaaatTCTGCTTCACTATTTAACAACAAGTTTAAAGCAATGGAAATGTAAGTGGTTTCTAATAGTATTTTTACCTAGTTATCTAGATTGGTAACTTGCTTATGGGAATacattaaatttgtatttttgcaatTGTATTTACCAGAATACTAGGTAAAGTGTAGAACCGGGTGTTTTCTAGATGAGAAAAAATCAGACCAAGTGCAACAATGAACACACCAGCGATGGCCTGGGCTgcctaaaaaaaatagaaaatactgCATTACTCTGCTGCACATTTGGGTGTTTTGAAGCCAAACAAATAAGTATAAAGCTGCGAAATATTCTGATCATGACTCTGCCTATCGAAAGAAACAATTACAACAATTAAACTTACTCCAAGAGGTTTGGGTTTTCCCTTAATAACAAAGATCTTGTAGGAATCTTTGTACACACACTGGAATTTCTCTGGCATCAGTTGTCTCTCTCCAGCATCCCTCAGACTCCCAATGGGAATGGTGATGATCATTGAATCATCACATGCAAATGTCTTCATCATTCTCCTGTGAACACAGTTGAAGGAAAGAATGTTAAAGCAGTTTTTATCACTGGGATGTTCTACTGTCACTTTAGTAACATACCTTGTTTTCTTCTCTTATCTTTAGTCAGACCTATATTATTCTCCTTTGTCTAATAAGTTTGAAAAGGAAATGACCTGGCACGCTAACTGTCTTTGTTTCTCACTCTCTTCCttttgtcaaacacacacacatgcacacacacacacgcgcacacacaaacacacacacacacacacgcacatgcacgcacacgcacacacaaacaacacacacacgcacacacgcacatgcacatacacacacacacacgcacacgcacaaacacacacacacacacatgcacatacacacaNNNNNNNNNNNNNNNNNNNNNNNNNNNNNNNcacacacacacacacacacacacacacacacacacagacacacacacacacacacacacacacacacaaattaaacaaacatttaaaactatCCAGACTTCATTATGTTcgtaaatgtaaagaaaaaaaatgatatcagaaATACTGTACCGTAACATAGAACTCATGGCATAGAGGCACTGAGGGTGGAACATGATTATGTTGTTGAGACCACTGGCAGAGGGAGGAAGTAAATGTGTGAGGTGACCTCATCTTTCAAAGTATTTGCAGGGAAGTGAACATCATGCCTGAAGACTGTGGCACATCTTTGAGGAAGTGTGGGAAATAGATACTTCTCAAGCCAAACCTGGTAAGATTATTAAATTGCAATGAAACAAGCTGcgttgtatatactgtatttgcgATTGAGAATAGGAATTTCAAGCATATCAGAGTCTGCATATGCATGTTTGCTAGTCGAACagatgtttttgtgaatgtagaATGTGTCATGTAAGAAAGACCATACTTCTGTTAGGTGTATGAGATTAGACTGGTGAGAGCTTTACAATTCCGGCAATAGCTATGACTTTATTTAcgtatatgtgtacatatatttagattttattgaCATTATTCCATTAATTGTTTGGATGTTTACTTAGTTCCATGGTTGTTTTCAAAACTGTACTTTGTGGTGATGATCTATTGGATTGTGTTGTAGTGAAATATATCTCCATATGGGGGTATGTCTCTAAGATCTTGTCAGCCTTATTTAcatgaacaaataaaataaggaCATCTTCAAATGTAATGCAGTCTAAATTCACTGCAACAGCAGTCTTAAACATGCGTTACCTCACAGTGTCAGTGTCTTAATTTTCACAATTGTTTTCAGGACTGTTGTATGGCATTGCATTACAATGTACAAGTTTGTATGGCCACTTTGTGTACTTTTTAAAGCctgtgcagtgttttttctattttaagacTAAAGACAAAACATGTCGATTTTTTCAATCATAATATTTTTACACACCAAAAACCATCATCCCTTCAGGTCGGGGAAGCACCATGGCCTGTGCCAAAATTGACATGGACATCCATGAAGCAGACGTGGCGCCACACAGAGCCGGTTTGGCAGAGCCGCCATTAGTGCGATGTTACCAGGCTACAGAGCTTGTGCCAGACAACAAAGGGCCGCTGCATGACCTGCTTCAGAAACAACCTGCTGTGTTGGGGGTAAGAGTGACACAACTTTAGGATATCATGTCAATACACAAACTCTTTGAGAAGATCATATTTATAAACTAATATTGAGACTGGGTCACAGAGGTGGTGTTGATGTTATACTTTAAGTCCCCATTTTAATACAAGAAAATCATGgtattttattgattaaattCAGCTTTGTGACCCTCCCCTTTTCTGCAGAGTGTCATAAGTTTATTTGAATGGAGAGGAATAATTACATAGCAATGAAGGTACACTGAAAATGATCATCAAACAAAAAGccatcttaaaaaaatgattgcGTCGGTCAATACTAGTCTGATTATGGTTCCtctcgaacacacacacacacacacacacacacacatacacacatacacacacacacacacacacacacacacacacactcacacacacacatctttttccCCAAATCAAATTTATTGTTAAATACCTTAAccaaatgtatttctttctttaccatCTTCTTTGTGGGAGAggatcagcacacacacacatacacacacacacacacatgtgcacgcacacgcgcacacaaacacacacacacacacacatctttttccCCAAATCAAGTTTATTGTTAAATACCTTAACCaaatctatttctttctttaccatCTTCTTTATGGGAGAGgatcagcacaaacacacacaccacacacacacacacacacacacacacactacataaaGACACTTTGTGAGCTTCGTGTCTTGATATGATCATCAGCTCTTACAGTAATAGTAGAagcttttagtgtgtgtgtgtgtgtgtatatgtatggtGAGTCATTGTTTGGAACAATGTGTATAGTAGTAGAAAACAGGAACtaacacagtgtttttttcttatacACACAACCTGTTTGTATTAGATAAATTTTACTCTACAAAAACTTAAGTCCAGGCAATAGTGATCACAATATTTTACTCATTCCTTCCCGTAATTATGTGATGttctgtttaaaaacatttacaacacaGATTATAAAGCCGTCACAGACAGATTAGTGGTGCAGTAAAGATCGATGTCCAAATAACGTTAAAAGAGCGATAGTCGTATACTCTATCGCTATAGACTAGCGATAGAGTAGTATAATTTGTGCTCATTGTGCGTATTTGGGCAGTAGCAACAGGAAATGCCTAGGTGTGAGTTTTGTGGTATTCTACTTCTTAAGAGTAACATAAcagtggccaggttggctcagtggtagcgCAGGTGCACATGTACTTTGAAGTTTATGCTTTGATGCaaaggtccagggtttgaatcaaACTAAAATATCACATAATCCTATCTACATAATACTTTAAATATGTGCACTATATTTGTAAAATACCATGTGTGGTATTTGCTCATGTTTAACTATTATCATCATTTGGATAGAAATACATctcaatttgtaaaaaatacatatataacttatgtttcttttttattattcgttttttattattcatttaattgtgTTTATATGGTAACAATTCCCAGCAAGGACACATACAGTCCATGAATTCATTGTACATTGTTTCTCTGTCAGTCACTGCAGATAATGAGCGGTCTCCTCAGTGTTGGACTGGGAATTCTTTTTGCAGCAACTCAGGGGATGGAAGAGTCCCTTTTCACTCTGTTCAGAGTTTCCCCCTTAACTGGAACACTCGTAAGTCCCTGCTCTCATTGCTTCCGTTGAAGCACAAATTCTAAAAATCATGCACTAAAGTAAAGCAGATGACACTCTAACTTAAAACATGGGGCAAACTTGTCTTTAATATAATGACTCCTTGTTGTTCTCCTCTGCAGTTTATCATGGCTGGAGTTGTTTCCAACCTGTTGTTCAAATATCCAGTATTACTAACTGTAAGTACAATTTCATACAAGCCCAACAAACAACACCTTTTAggtaattaataaaaaagatta
The genomic region above belongs to Etheostoma cragini isolate CJK2018 chromosome 6, CSU_Ecrag_1.0, whole genome shotgun sequence and contains:
- the ptdss1a gene encoding phosphatidylserine synthase 1: MASVYSGSHTLSKDDVNYRMHFRMINEQQVEDITIEFFYRPHTITLLTCTVLSLMYFAFARDDGNPDSNLWVGLILVISFFLVISVLAFPNGPFTRPHPAIWRIVFGLSVLYFLFLVLIIFLNWKQVKELMYWLDSNLRYAKREADIMDYAVNCHVITWERIMSHFDIFAFSHFWGWGMKALLIRSYGLCWTISITWELTELFFMHLLPNFAECWWDQVILDILLCNGGGIWLGMTVCRFLEMRTYHWASIKDIHTTTGKIKRAALQFTPASWTYVRWLDPKSSLQRVMGVYLFMIIWQLTELNTFFLKHIFIFPASHALSWCRILFIGIITAPTVRQYYAYLTDTQCKRVGTQCWVFGAIAFLEALACIKFGQDLFSKTQILYVILWLLCLAFITFLCLYGMVWYAENYGPKEKSFSECEDSNYSEFDDQVSEVFKEETELDNDSPKTRRRGKGSGKTKSINGLDSQ
- the LOC117946863 gene encoding uncharacterized protein LOC117946863, which codes for MMKTFACDDSMIITIPIGSLRDAGERQLMPEKFQCVYKDSYKIFVIKGKPKPLGAAQAIAGVFIVALGLIFSHLENTRFYTLPSILFVVCGMLSYAAGKSPNIHVTKLSFSLNIVSFFWSVAAVCLCMIDFHFSTKESLYNPKVHKGIKGLIMTLLFFEKLIAIFLIYWLSKAVCRQHFNTLPIILLKQGD
- the si:ch211-269k10.4 gene encoding uncharacterized protein si:ch211-269k10.4, encoding MACAKIDMDIHEADVAPHRAGLAEPPLVRCYQATELVPDNKGPLHDLLQKQPAVLGSLQIMSGLLSVGLGILFAATQGMEESLFTLFRVSPLTGTLFIMAGVVSNLLFKYPVLLTVSLMVNCGCIIVAVVSACLIIVDLVHWSLENDQHLRMEVLELSVLGLEVFLSAILCFWFTKEKRAKAP